In the genome of Rhodoferax fermentans, one region contains:
- a CDS encoding three-Cys-motif partner protein TcmP, with product MSRKPYNWKNGPDFIQQHSVAKHRILQSYLAAYFKTLVSSPNQDLLRLTLVDGFAGGGLYVHNDTRELVKGSPFIFLNATREAEYLINKDRRKPVRLEVDYFFVEADKHAHSHLDKVLRDDGYGTQIGNTIHLQHAKFQDQADSIIDFVKRKSPRNGRSIFALDQYGYKEVPTQLIQKIFAKLPSAEVILTFGVDSFLNYASDGKLTQSLLDEIGIPDVLNGRSMEDIKSSERDWRLFIQSGLYRTLVTRCGAKHFTPFFIRNNKGHGDYWLIHLSQHHKARDVMTEVHWDNNNYFIHYGGAGLDMFQMVGYDPDHDADHKNQNVLGFEFDDVARKASISALNEQIPKRVYANDEGVSFGILFATTCNDSPASAAIYRESVGFLIEEKVIEVVSEDGVKRRSAQQIKPNDQIIAPQQRGLFTL from the coding sequence ATGTCACGCAAACCATACAACTGGAAGAACGGGCCTGATTTCATTCAGCAGCACAGTGTCGCCAAGCACAGGATATTGCAGTCCTACCTTGCGGCTTATTTCAAAACTTTGGTCAGTTCGCCAAATCAAGATCTGTTGCGCTTAACACTGGTTGATGGTTTCGCTGGTGGCGGCCTCTATGTTCACAACGATACCCGTGAACTGGTCAAAGGATCGCCGTTCATATTTCTGAATGCGACGCGTGAAGCGGAATATCTGATTAATAAAGACCGCAGAAAGCCTGTCCGGCTGGAGGTTGATTATTTTTTTGTGGAAGCCGACAAGCATGCACACTCACATTTAGACAAGGTGCTGCGTGACGATGGGTACGGCACCCAGATCGGCAACACCATTCACCTGCAACATGCAAAGTTTCAGGATCAGGCCGATAGCATTATTGATTTCGTGAAGCGCAAGAGTCCAAGGAATGGGCGTTCAATCTTCGCACTCGATCAATACGGCTACAAGGAAGTGCCGACTCAACTTATTCAGAAGATATTTGCGAAACTGCCGAGTGCCGAAGTCATCCTGACCTTCGGAGTGGATTCTTTTCTGAACTACGCAAGTGATGGAAAGCTCACGCAGTCGCTGTTGGACGAGATCGGAATCCCAGACGTTCTGAACGGCCGTTCGATGGAAGACATCAAGTCATCTGAACGCGATTGGCGCTTGTTTATCCAGAGTGGCTTGTATCGCACGCTGGTCACTCGATGTGGCGCCAAGCATTTCACGCCGTTCTTTATTCGGAACAACAAGGGGCACGGTGACTATTGGTTGATTCACCTCTCGCAGCACCACAAAGCGCGTGATGTCATGACTGAGGTGCATTGGGACAACAACAACTATTTCATCCACTACGGCGGCGCAGGTCTGGATATGTTCCAGATGGTGGGCTACGACCCTGACCATGACGCTGACCACAAAAATCAGAACGTGCTGGGCTTCGAGTTTGATGATGTGGCGCGGAAGGCCAGCATCAGCGCACTCAATGAGCAGATTCCGAAGCGGGTGTATGCCAATGACGAGGGCGTGAGCTTTGGGATTCTGTTTGCCACGACTTGCAATGATTCCCCGGCTTCTGCTGCGATTTATAGAGAGTCGGTCGGATTTCTAATTGAAGAGAAGGTGATTGAGGTGGTCAGTGAGGATGGCGTGAAACGCCGGTCGGCTCAGCAGATCAAGCCGAATGACCAGATCATTGCTCCACAGCAACGCGGATTATTTACGCTATGA
- a CDS encoding site-specific DNA-methyltransferase, producing the protein MTKRQKLELTWIGKDIRPKLEPRILLADPKLSYHAKHRVSDEDCFDNHLIFGDNLLALKALEQEFSGKVKCVFIDPPYNTGTAFTHYDDGLEHSIWLGLMRDRLELIRRLMSEDGSLWITIDDNECHYLKVLCDEIFGRGNFVASIAWEKDQARHNDAVISGAHDHILLYAKNMSIWRRIRNLLPREASNNGRYKNPDDDPRGPWLQGACSTAKSGTEKIDTLFHCRQVDQ; encoded by the coding sequence ATGACAAAAAGACAAAAACTTGAACTAACGTGGATCGGCAAAGATATCCGGCCAAAGCTAGAGCCACGCATTCTATTGGCTGATCCGAAACTTAGCTATCACGCAAAACACCGCGTTTCAGATGAGGACTGTTTCGATAATCACTTGATTTTTGGTGACAACCTGCTCGCTCTGAAAGCTCTTGAGCAGGAGTTCTCCGGCAAGGTGAAATGCGTTTTCATTGATCCACCATACAACACCGGGACAGCATTTACGCACTACGATGATGGGCTAGAGCACTCCATTTGGCTCGGTTTAATGCGTGATCGACTTGAGTTAATTCGTCGATTAATGTCCGAGGATGGATCTTTATGGATAACGATAGATGATAACGAGTGCCATTATCTAAAAGTTCTTTGTGATGAGATTTTTGGCAGGGGGAATTTTGTTGCCTCGATAGCTTGGGAAAAGGATCAAGCTCGTCACAACGACGCTGTTATCTCTGGTGCGCATGACCATATCCTTTTGTATGCAAAGAATATGAGCATTTGGAGGCGAATTCGCAACCTCCTTCCGCGAGAGGCGTCGAATAATGGTCGTTATAAGAATCCTGATGACGATCCCAGAGGCCCGTGGCTTCAAGGTGCATGCAGCACAGCAAAGAGTGGT
- a CDS encoding DUF5131 family protein: MTQLSRIEWTEATWNPTVGCTKISPGCKNCYAEAMSKRLQAMGTPGYANGFKLTVLPERLEEPLRRKKPTVYFVNSMSDLFHKSVSDEYIEQVFDVIQRCPHHTFQVLTKRAERLASFFKHRAVPTNAWIGVSVEDKEYGVPRINHLRKVDARIRFLSVEPLLDDVGELDLTDIHWVIVGGESGPKARPMKLEWVESIQQQCVEQSVQFFFKQWGGWGVDGKKRSKKANGRLLDGRTWDDMPEFSSHV; the protein is encoded by the coding sequence ATGACACAGTTAAGCCGAATTGAATGGACTGAGGCAACTTGGAATCCCACGGTGGGATGCACCAAGATTTCCCCCGGTTGCAAGAACTGCTATGCAGAGGCAATGTCAAAGCGGCTGCAGGCAATGGGAACGCCCGGATATGCGAATGGCTTCAAGCTCACAGTTCTACCGGAGAGGTTGGAAGAACCACTGCGCCGAAAGAAGCCGACGGTGTATTTCGTCAACTCCATGTCAGACCTGTTTCACAAGAGCGTATCTGATGAATACATCGAGCAAGTTTTTGATGTCATTCAGCGTTGCCCACACCATACCTTTCAAGTTCTCACGAAACGTGCGGAGCGGCTTGCATCTTTCTTTAAGCATCGGGCTGTTCCAACCAATGCGTGGATTGGCGTATCGGTTGAAGATAAAGAATACGGTGTCCCCCGAATTAATCACCTCCGAAAAGTCGATGCAAGAATTCGCTTCCTTTCAGTGGAGCCGCTCTTGGATGATGTTGGCGAACTCGATTTGACGGATATTCATTGGGTCATCGTTGGCGGCGAGTCTGGCCCCAAAGCACGTCCGATGAAGCTCGAATGGGTCGAGAGTATCCAGCAGCAATGCGTAGAGCAATCAGTACAGTTCTTCTTCAAGCAATGGGGCGGCTGGGGTGTTGATGGCAAGAAACGCTCGAAAAAAGCCAACGGGAGGCTGCTTGACGGTCGGACGTGGGACGACATGCCCGAATTTTCATCCCACGTCTAA